A segment of the Caretta caretta isolate rCarCar2 chromosome 13, rCarCar1.hap1, whole genome shotgun sequence genome:
GAGCCATGGGGAGGTTGCTTGTTACCCCCTCAGAGAGTTACTCTTTAacctcctcccactgccccccaccccattagaGTTGGTGGCTGGGGGTTTCCTTCTAGTAACAGAGGGCAGAGTTTGCACCTGCAAGGATGTGCATGGGACCACACCCCTAGGTGAGAACACGCCGTGCAGATGTCTTGGGCAAGCCCACTGGACAAGCACACAGCTCGCACTCAGTGCTCACAGTTTGGCCCTCTGTCACCAGGATATTTCATCACAGCTGGCTCCTTGCTAGGACAGCTGTTCAATTACCTTCCACTCGAGCCCATCCAGTGCTTTGCTCTGCTGGCTTCCCTCCCAGGGATGGTAACACTGAACGCACATCTCCCTGCAGGCCTGCGGAACATGCTCCTAGCTGGGCTGCAGCAGCCGCTGGCCAGCCCAGAGGAGCGGCAGGAGCTGGAGAGGCTGTGGGTGCTGTCCCTGTCAGCTCTGGAGCTCTTCCACCAAGACCTCTGCAGAGCCCATCATCTCTGCCAACTCTTCcccctgcaggggtggggggtgcagctgCTGAGCACTGGAGTCACAGGGAAGACCACAGATGGAGGGCACAAGCCCTGGAGGAGGCCAAGCCGCAAGGGCACCAGGAGCacagagcagctgggagctgcccccagcctggaggaGCAGATTGAGCATGTGGGGGCCATGCTGCTGGAGATGGAGACCAGAGTCAATGTCCCTGTCTGGACAGTGGAGGCCACAGAAGAGACTGGGCCTGAGAGCAGCTTGGCCTTTGAGGCAGAGGGATCATGCAGCGAGAGGCAGGCTGCAGAGGTGGCAGGTGGCCTAGGGTGCTGTGGGCAGTGTCAGGACTGGCCTGCACTCTGCTGCACATTGTCATGACCATCTACCCATGCCAAGGGGCAGGAGAAAACCCAGAACAAGGACCCTTGGCCATAGCAGCTGAGAGAGAAAAATTCCTTggagcacacagagccccacagGGAGAACCAGGaagagggctctggcttggggtaGGAACAAGTTGGCTGAGGGCACCCCTGCCAGCAGGGCAGACAGCTCAGTGAACACGTAGGACAGCGTTGGCAAGCTGGGTGAGCACTGCAGGCCGAGGGAACGGGTGGTTAAGAGGAGCCATCGCAGAGGAGACCATGGGGGGGATTAATAAACGCCATTGTTCTCCCACTTGTGTTCATTCCTGTAGAGCTTGCAAAATGCCCCTCCCCTAGGGAACCATTTCCACCCCCACAGCAGTGGCAGTGATGGAGGTCACAGAGATCTGTGCTTGGAATCTCCATCTGCTGGGGTGACAGGCCCCAGGCAGTGGGAGATCAGCAGCTGAGAGCTCTTGGTTCAAAATGCCCTGGGCTCAGTTCCTGCTGCGGCATGGCAGCCAAGCCAGAGGGGGTCACTGTGACCCAAGACACCATGCGGCTAAATGCAAGTACTACGATCTGTGCAAAACCAAAGTTAAAAAACGAGAGTTTATTTATACAGTAACCGTGGGTTCCACCTGcagaattaatttaaaacagCTTATGATACAGAGTCCTGTACAGAGCAGCCAGAGGACAGTTCCAGAGAGCAGACAGGGACGGACAGACAAACAGCTGTGGCTCAGGCAAGCGTCAGGTCTCCTGGCTCTTCGCCTGCTTTGCGTATGTTTCCTGCAGGTATTTCTTGAAGgctagggagggaggggagagctgtTGGAGAGGGGCAGACTCTGGGACCACAGGGGCTCACCCTGGGCTTTTTTGTAGCTCCTGCAGCTGGTGAGAGGAagtcaccctgtgacaggctAGGAAGGAAGACATCCTCCTCTACTAGGCCAGAGCACAGCAATGAAGCCAGGCTGAGCGAGTGGCCAAGTCCGAGGCCCCCCATCAGGTACAGTCCCTGGGGAGGGTGATTATTACCCAAAAAGGTCTGAAGGCAGCTGTCCTCCCCTCCTTGCCCAGGTGCTGGAGGGCAGCTGTaaccctgtgctgggcctgcagGCAGCTCAGCCAGGAGTAGCCCAGAGCCACAGTGCCTAATGGACCCCAACAGGAGACACTCACCTGCTTGGTTCTTCCAGAGTTCGGCCGCGTGTGTGTTCAGGGGGCTCTCAATGTTCGGCTCTGAGGATTGGGAGACGGGATTGGGAGGTCAGTGTGAGGACAGAGGAGGCTGCCTGTTTCTTACACAGCAACACGCCCACCCCACTCCTTAAGAATgcccctactgggtcagaccaagggtccatctagcccagtatcctgtctgctgatagtggccaatgccaagtgccccagagggaatgaacagaacagggaatcatcaagtgatccatacccagcttctggcaaacagaggctagggacaccattcctgcccatgctggctaatagccattgatgcctgttaatttcatttggtgacccctagttcttgtgttatgagtaacaacacttccttatctactgtctctgcaccactcatgattttatagacctcaatcagatccccccttagccgtctcttttccaagctgaaaagtcccagtcttattaatctctcctcatacagaagccatttcATAACCCACATAATTTGTTGCCGTTTTttggaccttttccaattccaatatttttttttttttgagacggggcgaccacgtctgcacgcagtattcctggtgtgggcgtcccatggatttatttatatagcagcaacatgatattttctcttatATCTATtttttttgacggctgctgcacattgagtggatgttttcagagaactatccacactgactccaagTCCTCTTTCCTGAGTgtcaacagctaatttagaccccttcaTTTTATAGGTATacttgggatgatgttttccaatttgcattactttgcatttatcaacattgaagttcacctgccattttgttgcccagtcacccagttttgagagatcctcttgtagctcttcgcagtctgcctgggttttaactatctgcaaattttgccatctctctgtttacccctttttccaagatcatttatgaatatgctgaataggactggtcccagaacagacccctgggggacaccactatttacctctctccattctgaaaactgaccatttttacctaccctttgtttcctatctttcaaccagttaccaatccaggagagcacctttcctcttatcctgtggcagctcactttgcataagagcctttggtgagggaccttgtcaaaggctttctgaaaatctaactaCACTACGtgcactggatccccttggtccacatgcttgttgaccccctcaaagaattctagtagattggtgaggcatgatttccctttattaaaaccatgttgactctttctcaacaaattatgttcatcaatGTATCTGAcaatattattctttattatagtttcaaccagtttgccaggtactgaaCTCAGGTTTACAGGCCTGTAACTGCCacgatcacctctggagccctttttaaaaactggcgtcACACTATCTAtcctccagtcatatggtacagaagccgatttaaatgataggttacagactagttagtaaatgtgaaactgcagaactgagttccttcagaactcttgggggaataccatctggtcctggcgacttattgctgtttaatttatcaatttgttcccaaacctccactAATGATACCTcaaatctgggacagttcctcagatccgtcacctaaaaagaacggctcaggtttgggaatctccctcacatcctcagccgtgaagattgatgcaaagaattcatttagtttctccacaatggccttatcgtccttgagtgctcctttagcacctcgattgtccagtggccccactggttgtttagcatcTGGTCAcatgctccccccctccccgtgaTGCCCTGCTCCATTCAACACCCTGTGCCCTCCTCCCCTAGCTCACACCCCAGCCTGCTTGCTGTCAGCTGTAGCTGTCATTCTATTTGTAtcatggtagcacctagaagccccagccaCAGACAAAGCCCCAATCACACCCGGCCTTGTACAAACCTAACAAaagcactgtccctgccccagcgAGCCGAGCTGACGGTCCCAGTATTGGATGAGACAACGGACGGGGACACAAGGAAATGATGAAGCAATACTGGTCAGCGTGATGGGCTGTAGTCACAGCCCACCTGTGGGCTAATCACTTGGAGGCAAGAACATGCTTTGGGCAAGCAAGGGGAGTGAGGAGAGCGAAAGGAGACTGCAGTGGGAAAGGGGAAGCCCAGGAACTCAGAGCTGCAGGACACCATGGGGCAATCCCCAGGCAGCCTCACCTCCCAGCAGGCTCTGAATGGACAGCAGGATCGTCCGGACGTCGTAGAGCGCAGACCACTTGTCCTTGAGGATGTCCAGGCAGATGTTGCCCTGCGTGTCCACGTTGGGGTGGTAGCAGGGGGTGAGGAACTTGACAGTGGGGGCATTGTAGGGATACCCATCGGGAAACTCCAGGGAAAGCTTATACCTCAAGTCCTCGTacacctgggggagggaggaaagagagagttAGCAGGACGGACCCAGGCCCCTCCGTGCCTCAGGGAGGCCAGGCAGACCCCTGGGGCcccactgcacagcacagagagGCGGGGCCATAGGGCAGGCTCACTTGTTCCCCCTCAGCCCCCGCAGGCTCACCGTCCCAGCGGCGCCGTCGATGGTCCCGATCCATCTGAAGAGATTGTCCGACTCGGGGAAGGCGGAGATCCCTTTGTCGCCGGCCATCTGAGCAGAGACGGGACAACGGTCAGGAGCGAACACCCCAGCGACACTGCCCCCCCTGCCGTAGCCCCCCCGGCGGGCTGGGGTCCGCCCCGCAGGACCCGGCCCAGGCCAGCCCCGGCCCAGCTGAGCCC
Coding sequences within it:
- the LOC125622015 gene encoding regulator of G-protein signaling 9-binding protein-like, which produces MRALERDHPAARSLPWQMSHAPDSRSVAEGRGACAATHTSLSKVIVWHNQLALQLGGTSDSPQLRDELQERSKEAHELSKGLRNMLLAGLQQPLASPEERQELERLWVLSLSALELFHQDLCRAHHLCQLFPLQGWGVQLLSTGVTGKTTDGGHKPWRRPSRKGTRSTEQLGAAPSLEEQIEHVGAMLLEMETRVNVPVWTVEATEETGPESSLAFEAEGSCSERQAAEVAGGLGCCGQCQDWPALCCTLS
- the UBE2C gene encoding ubiquitin-conjugating enzyme E2 C isoform X2 translates to MRRLQQELMALMMAGDKGISAFPESDNLFRWIGTIDGAAGTVYEDLRYKLSLEFPDGYPYNAPTVKFLTPCYHPNVDTQGNICLDILKDKWSALYDVRTILLSIQSLLGEPNIESPLNTHAAELWKNQAAFKKYLQETYAKQAKSQET
- the UBE2C gene encoding ubiquitin-conjugating enzyme E2 C isoform X1, with amino-acid sequence MASQNADPAARPSAARKGAEPGSSAARGSVGKRLQQELMALMMAGDKGISAFPESDNLFRWIGTIDGAAGTVYEDLRYKLSLEFPDGYPYNAPTVKFLTPCYHPNVDTQGNICLDILKDKWSALYDVRTILLSIQSLLGEPNIESPLNTHAAELWKNQAAFKKYLQETYAKQAKSQET